The genomic interval ACAACGTGGTGTTCCTCCGCTATCTGGAGGAGGCGCGCATCGACTTCCTGTTCCGCCCGGAGAAGGACTTCCAGCAGGGGTCCGTGGTGGCGCGCCACGAGATCGACTACAAGCGGCAGCTCGTGCACCGGCACCACCCGGTCGACATCGAGCTGTGGGTCACGGAGATCAGGGCGGCGTCCTTCACCCTCACCTACGAGGTGAAGGACGACGACCTGGTCTACGTCCGCGCGTCGACGGTGATCGTGCCGTTCGACTTCGAGGCACAGCGTCCCCGGCGGCTCACCGCGGAGGAACGGGCGTTCCTCGAGGAGTACACGGACGACGCCACCGCCGGTGACAAGGAGGAGGCCGTCGCCGCATGACGGTGCTCCACCTCGCCGACGAGGGGGAGGCCGCGGATCTCGCGGCCTTCCTGTCCCGGCTGCTGCACTACGACCGCGGCGCCGCCGTCCGTCTCCAGGCGGCCGGGACGGCGCTCGCGGTGTTCGGCCGGCCCCCCTCGTTCGAGGTGCTGGCGATCCGCGCCGTGCGGCTGGCCAAGCCGTACGAGAACGGGCTCGACGCCGTGCTGGACGTGACCGTCTCCGCCGGTGAGCTGCTGGAGTCGGTGGACGAGTCCGCCGCCACCGCCGCGGTGCCGGGCGCGGTCACCGGGCCGCCGTGGGCCGGGGTGCTCCCGCCGCGCGGCGGCTGGCGTGCCGAGCCCGGTCTGCCGGACCCCGCGCGGCTGCGCGGGGTCGTCGCCGCGTCGGTCGCCGAGTTCCGCGCCCGCACCGAAGGGCTGGCGCCCGAGCAGCGCACCCGGGCCGAGCTCGACCGGATCGGGCGGGAGATATGGTCGCGCGCGGTCGCGGACACCGGTCTGCCCGTGCGCGCCGTGCACGCGGCGCAGTCACTCGGGTTCCTGCGGGGCGAGGACCAGGCGCTGTTCTCGTCCGGGGCGTGGCTGCGGCTGCGGACGCCGTACGGATCGGTCGCGGTGCGGCGGGCGGGCGTGGGCGCCCTCGGACTCAGCGTCCGCTGACGCCCGCACCCTTCCGCTCCCGCACCCTTCCGCTCCCGCACCCTTCCGCTCCCGCCCGCTGCCGTCCGGGCGGACCGCGATGCGGTGCGGCTCCCCTGAGGGGCGTGGCCCGCTCAGTCCGGGG from Streptomyces sp. DH-12 carries:
- a CDS encoding thioesterase family protein, with the protein product MRHIYRCPLRWADMDAYGHVNNVVFLRYLEEARIDFLFRPEKDFQQGSVVARHEIDYKRQLVHRHHPVDIELWVTEIRAASFTLTYEVKDDDLVYVRASTVIVPFDFEAQRPRRLTAEERAFLEEYTDDATAGDKEEAVAA